A genomic region of Melanotaenia boesemani isolate fMelBoe1 chromosome 21, fMelBoe1.pri, whole genome shotgun sequence contains the following coding sequences:
- the asb3 gene encoding ankyrin repeat and SOCS box protein 3 yields the protein MFCKIFSTLSKCDEQVTEMDFTECYGDTVSSVAAAARSGCRIRVKRLIQGGCSVDCRDNRGWNALHEAAAAGSKECVQEILSAVGGSSSRGRRAYVNSLTHEGESACYLAAQRGHLAVVRLLLKAHANINQLTNDLSCPLYAAVDNGHKDVVKLLVSKGAEVNRTHTASCWTCLHQAVYKGHSEIVRILVNVCNLEAVDDHMISPLFVAAQYGQKKCLQILINAGANVNTQAADLATPLLIASQEGHQACVELLLEHGADPNKACSHEWPQLPIHAAAEFGHISVLRRLIEVTDRRCDCSDGSVSPLYVAVHNHQSMELLLKEGYSPDAQDCSETLGLRSPLSLALCHTSDKPCSDSVKLLLAAGAALSEKDWVYALATDRTDLLELILEYRWIPRLETGTMDCSNHRGRVVLKLQELRGMLCVAQSQVRFAHCWLPVLLRAGLEPSLLLQPHLLEQADSEVVNYLLEFVNWSTLSPPLKRVLDQRRAEKTWEPHTHFDLIPRLSHICRLQLRQILGPDLLMRTNVVQQLPVPDPLQGFLKFSDISEPLCISSPPSPVLNRIQRHQSTHQHRHVL from the exons ATGTTCTGTAAAATCTTTTCAACTTTGTCTAAATGTGATGAACAAGTTACG GAGATGGACTTCACGGAGTGCTACGGAGACACGGTGTCCAGTGTGGCTGCTGCTGCCCGTTCAGGCTGTAGGATCCGGGTGAAGAGGCTGATCCAGGGGGGCTGCAGCGTGGACTGTCGGGACAACCGCGGCTGGAACGCGCTGCACGAGGCGGCGGCAGCTGGCAGTAAAGAGTGCGTGCAGGAAATATTATCTGCTGTTGGTG GCAGCTCCTCCAGAGGTCGTCGTGCGTATGTGAACTCTTTGACTCATGAGGGGGAGTCTGCGTGTTACCTGGCAGCACAGCGGGGTCACCTGGCAGTGGTCCGACTCCTCCTGAAAGCACATGCCAACATCAACCAGCTCACTAATGACTTATCCTGTCCTTTATATGCAG CTGTAGATAACGGCCACAAGGATGTGGTTAAACTGCTGGTCAGTAAAGGTGCAGAGGTTAACAGAACACACACAGCGTCCTGCTGGACCTGCCTCCATCAAGCTGTTTACAAG GGTCACAGTGAGATTGTGAGGATTCTTGTGAATGTTTGCAACCTGGAGGCTGTAGACGACCACATGATCTCTCCTCTGTTTGTGGCTGCTCAGTACGGACAGAAGAAGTGCCTGCAGATACTTATTAATGCTG GTGCCAACGTGAACACCCAGGCGGCTGACCTGGCAACCCCTCTGCTGATCGCCTCCCAGGAGGGCCACCAGGCTTGTGTGGAGCTTCTGTTGGAGCATGGGGCCGATCCCAACAAGGCCTGCAGTCATGAGTGGCCCCAACTTCCCATTCATGCTGCTGCGGAGTTTGGCCATATTAG CGTCCTCAGGAGGCTGATAGAAGTGACGGATCGAAGATGTGACTGCAGCGATGGATCGGTGAGTCCGCTGTACGTGGCCGTCCACAACCATCAGAGTATGGAGTTGCTCTTGAAGGAAGGTTACAGCCCAGATGCTCAGGACTGCTCAGAGACCCTGGGCCTCCGTTCACCGCTGTCCTTGGCCTTGTGTCACACATCAGACAAACCATGCAG TGACTCAGTGAAGCTGCTGCTCGCTGCTGGTGCAGCTCTGAGCGAGAAGGACTGGGTTTATGCTTTGGCCACCGACAGAACAGACCTGCTGGAACTGATACTGGAGTACAGATGGATCCCTCGGCTGGAGACCGGGACTATGGACTGTTCTAACCACCGTGGGAGGGTGGTGCTGAAGCTGCAGGAACTGAGGGGAATGCTCTGCGTGGCCCAAAGCCAAGTGCGTTTTGCTCACTGTTGGCTTCCTGTGCTTCTGAGGGCAGGACTGGAACCTTCTTTACTGCTTCAGCCTCACCT GCTGGAACAGGCAGACAGCGAGGTGGTTAATTACCTACTAGAGTTTGTTAACTGGTCCACTCTGTCTCCTCCTTTGAAACGTGTTCTGGATCAGAGGCGAGCAGAGAAGACCTGGGAACCACACACGCATTTCG ACTTGATTCCCCGTCTTTCCCACATCTGTCGGCTTCAGCTTCGACAGATATTGGGACCAGATCTGCTGATGCGGACCAATGTAGTCCAACAGCTGCCTGTCCCTGACCCGCTTCAAGGCTTCCTTAAATTCAGCGACATCTCAGAGCCTTTGTGCATTAGCTCACCACCCTCACCAGTTTTAAATCGCATCCAGAGACACCAGAGTACACACCAACACAGACACGTTTTATAA
- the c21h10orf88 gene encoding ATPase PAAT isoform X2 produces the protein MVDIAVKGDAAWVCRTQASQLADILLPVHLRNKEDDGEQLRQSGREEAERAGPVLLEQMEDGSPCILLIGCSPSSSTSISQLLVISEARTMEVYDQTGEYCGTVRGTKDDSGCSDRADRGPFYRKQLILKCPSSACEVKLLSLGGRSSILVCRIVVGLQMLQPFPARGPGIDLQQVQCLVEEMGTSLSPGAQNLMDMVQFQQKNQTSSLGGFLPLLMGGGAFSSLTRGVTESPAAGRSQPQPADSTTPDSISSADVSLPDQNGAMSEGSTSPDLPLSDVLPTNTTSSENGVPTSHAHLTEMMSRFLKGQGHGQAPSPELLPMLQRVCSQVTQLRLDDAVAMAVKEEKMRNGSWELDSAMERRLEEMERRLKEHMDRRLEALEQKLEKVLQSALPLLALSHGAASGLLVEAAPSTSPPRQQLPE, from the exons ATGGTGGACATTGCTGTGAAAGGAGACGCTGCTTGGGTCTGTCGGACTCAGGCGTCTCAGCTGGCGGACATCCTGCTTCCTGTTCACCTCAGAAACAAAGAGGATGATGGAGAGCAGCTCCGTCAGTCTGGCAGAGAGGAGGCAGAGCG GGCTGGTCCGGTGCTGttggagcagatggaggacgGTTCCCCGTGCATCCTACTGATTGGCTGCAGCCCCAGCTCTTCCACATCCATCAGCCAGCTGCTGGTCATCAGCGAAGCTCGCACCATGGAGGTGTACGACCAGACGGGGGAATACTGCGGGACGGTGCGGGGAACAAAAGACGACAGCGGCTGCTCTGACAG AGCAGACAGAGGTCCTTTCtacagaaaacagctgattctcAAGTGTCCATCCTCAGCCTGTGAAGTGAAG CTGCTCTCCCTGGGAGGTAGAAGCAGCATCCTGGTGTGTCGCATCGTTGTGGGCCTTCAGATGCTGCAGCCCTTCCCTGCCCGTGGTCCCGGCATAGACCTGCAGCAGGTGCAGTGTCTGGTGGAGGAAATGGGAACCAGTCTGTCCCCCGGAGCCCAGAACCTCATGGACATGGTGCAGTTCCAGCAGAAG AACCAGACCAGCTCTCTGGGGGGCTTCCTGCCTCTCCTGATGGGGGGTGGAGCCTTCTCTTCGTTGACTAGAGGAGTCACCGAGTCTCCAGCAGCCGGCAGGAGTCAGCCCCAGCCTGCAGACTCCACG ACTCCAGACTCCATCAGTTCTGCTGATGTGAGCCTCCCCGATCAGAACGGAGCGATGTCAGAGGGCTCCACCTCCCCGGACCTGCCGCTGTCGGATGTCCTCCCGACCAACACAA CGAGCAGTGAGAACGGCGTCCCGACAAGCCACGCCCACCTGACAGAGATGATGTCACGCTTCCTGAAAGGGCAGGGACACGGACAGGCGCCGAGCCCGGAGCTTCTGCCCATGCTGCAGCGCGTCTGCAGTCAGGTGACGCAGCTGCGACTCGACGACGCCGTGGCGATGGCGGTGAAGGAGGAGAAGATGAGGAACGGCAGCTG GGAGTTGGACTCAGCCATGGAACGCCGTCTGGAGGAGATGGAGCGGAGGCTGAAGGAGCACATGGACCGCCGCCTGGAGGCTCTGGAGCAGAAGCTGGAGAAGGTTCTGCAAAGTGCCTTGCCGCTGCTCGCTCTCAGCCACGGAGCTGCCAGCGGTTTACTGGTGGAAGCAGCACCCAGCACATCCCCGCCACGCCAGCAGCTCCCTGAATGA
- the c21h10orf88 gene encoding ATPase PAAT isoform X1 has translation MQSPSCSIMVDIAVKGDAAWVCRTQASQLADILLPVHLRNKEDDGEQLRQSGREEAERAGPVLLEQMEDGSPCILLIGCSPSSSTSISQLLVISEARTMEVYDQTGEYCGTVRGTKDDSGCSDRADRGPFYRKQLILKCPSSACEVKLLSLGGRSSILVCRIVVGLQMLQPFPARGPGIDLQQVQCLVEEMGTSLSPGAQNLMDMVQFQQKNQTSSLGGFLPLLMGGGAFSSLTRGVTESPAAGRSQPQPADSTTPDSISSADVSLPDQNGAMSEGSTSPDLPLSDVLPTNTTSSENGVPTSHAHLTEMMSRFLKGQGHGQAPSPELLPMLQRVCSQVTQLRLDDAVAMAVKEEKMRNGSWELDSAMERRLEEMERRLKEHMDRRLEALEQKLEKVLQSALPLLALSHGAASGLLVEAAPSTSPPRQQLPE, from the exons atgcAAAG CCCCAGCTGCAGCATCATGGTGGACATTGCTGTGAAAGGAGACGCTGCTTGGGTCTGTCGGACTCAGGCGTCTCAGCTGGCGGACATCCTGCTTCCTGTTCACCTCAGAAACAAAGAGGATGATGGAGAGCAGCTCCGTCAGTCTGGCAGAGAGGAGGCAGAGCG GGCTGGTCCGGTGCTGttggagcagatggaggacgGTTCCCCGTGCATCCTACTGATTGGCTGCAGCCCCAGCTCTTCCACATCCATCAGCCAGCTGCTGGTCATCAGCGAAGCTCGCACCATGGAGGTGTACGACCAGACGGGGGAATACTGCGGGACGGTGCGGGGAACAAAAGACGACAGCGGCTGCTCTGACAG AGCAGACAGAGGTCCTTTCtacagaaaacagctgattctcAAGTGTCCATCCTCAGCCTGTGAAGTGAAG CTGCTCTCCCTGGGAGGTAGAAGCAGCATCCTGGTGTGTCGCATCGTTGTGGGCCTTCAGATGCTGCAGCCCTTCCCTGCCCGTGGTCCCGGCATAGACCTGCAGCAGGTGCAGTGTCTGGTGGAGGAAATGGGAACCAGTCTGTCCCCCGGAGCCCAGAACCTCATGGACATGGTGCAGTTCCAGCAGAAG AACCAGACCAGCTCTCTGGGGGGCTTCCTGCCTCTCCTGATGGGGGGTGGAGCCTTCTCTTCGTTGACTAGAGGAGTCACCGAGTCTCCAGCAGCCGGCAGGAGTCAGCCCCAGCCTGCAGACTCCACG ACTCCAGACTCCATCAGTTCTGCTGATGTGAGCCTCCCCGATCAGAACGGAGCGATGTCAGAGGGCTCCACCTCCCCGGACCTGCCGCTGTCGGATGTCCTCCCGACCAACACAA CGAGCAGTGAGAACGGCGTCCCGACAAGCCACGCCCACCTGACAGAGATGATGTCACGCTTCCTGAAAGGGCAGGGACACGGACAGGCGCCGAGCCCGGAGCTTCTGCCCATGCTGCAGCGCGTCTGCAGTCAGGTGACGCAGCTGCGACTCGACGACGCCGTGGCGATGGCGGTGAAGGAGGAGAAGATGAGGAACGGCAGCTG GGAGTTGGACTCAGCCATGGAACGCCGTCTGGAGGAGATGGAGCGGAGGCTGAAGGAGCACATGGACCGCCGCCTGGAGGCTCTGGAGCAGAAGCTGGAGAAGGTTCTGCAAAGTGCCTTGCCGCTGCTCGCTCTCAGCCACGGAGCTGCCAGCGGTTTACTGGTGGAAGCAGCACCCAGCACATCCCCGCCACGCCAGCAGCTCCCTGAATGA